A window of the Pseudomonas fluorescens genome harbors these coding sequences:
- a CDS encoding LysE/ArgO family amino acid transporter has product MWQSYTNGLLVAFGLIMAIGTQNAFVLAQSLRREHHLPVAALCVACDALLVAAGVFGLATVLAQNPTLLAVARWGGAVFLIWYGSQALRRAFSKQSLQQGENQTVRSLRAVMLSALAVTLLNPHVYLDTVLLIGSLGAQQSVPGAYVVGAASASLLWFFTLAFGAAWLAPWLARPSTWRILDLLVAVMMFTVAGQLILAS; this is encoded by the coding sequence ATGTGGCAAAGCTATACCAACGGTTTGCTGGTGGCGTTCGGGCTGATCATGGCGATCGGCACGCAGAATGCCTTTGTCCTGGCGCAGAGCCTGCGGCGTGAACATCACCTGCCGGTTGCGGCGCTGTGTGTCGCTTGTGATGCGTTGCTGGTGGCGGCAGGTGTTTTCGGTCTGGCCACGGTGCTGGCACAGAACCCGACCTTGCTGGCGGTCGCTCGCTGGGGCGGCGCGGTGTTTCTGATCTGGTACGGCAGCCAGGCGTTGCGTCGGGCGTTTTCGAAACAGAGCCTGCAACAGGGTGAAAACCAGACCGTGCGCTCACTGCGGGCGGTGATGCTCAGCGCTCTGGCGGTGACGCTGCTCAACCCGCACGTCTATCTGGACACCGTTCTGCTTATCGGTTCTCTCGGTGCGCAACAGTCGGTGCCCGGCGCTTATGTCGTCGGCGCGGCGAGTGCTTCGCTGCTGTGGTTCTTCACCCTGGCGTTCGGCGCGGCATGGCTCGCCCCTTGGCTGGCACGGCCGAGTACCTGGCGGATTCTCGATCTGCTGGTGGCGGTGATGATGTTCACGGTGGCAGGGCAATTGATATTGGCTTCATGA
- a CDS encoding superoxide dismutase, producing MAFELPPLPYAHDALQPHISKETLEFHHDKHHNTYVVNLNNLVPGTEFEGKTLEEIVKTSSGGIFNNAAQVWNHTFYWNCLAPNAGGQPTGALAEAINAAFGSFDKFKEEFSKTSIGTFGSGWGWLVKKADGSLALASTIGAGNPLTSGDTPLLTCDVWEHAYYIDYRNLRPKYVEAFWNLVNWKFVAEQFEGKTFTA from the coding sequence ATGGCTTTCGAATTGCCGCCGCTGCCTTACGCACACGATGCCCTGCAGCCGCACATTTCCAAGGAAACCCTGGAATTCCACCACGACAAGCACCACAACACCTACGTCGTGAACCTGAACAACCTGGTGCCAGGCACCGAGTTCGAAGGCAAGACCCTGGAAGAAATCGTCAAGACTTCCTCGGGCGGCATCTTCAACAACGCCGCTCAGGTCTGGAACCACACCTTCTACTGGAACTGCCTGGCGCCAAACGCCGGCGGTCAACCAACCGGCGCACTGGCTGAAGCCATCAACGCGGCTTTCGGTTCGTTCGACAAGTTCAAGGAAGAGTTCAGCAAAACCTCGATCGGCACCTTCGGTTCCGGCTGGGGCTGGCTGGTGAAAAAGGCTGACGGTTCCCTGGCTCTGGCCAGTACCATCGGCGCCGGCAACCCGCTGACCAGCGGCGACACCCCGCTGCTGACCTGCGACGTGTGGGAACACGCTTACTACATCGACTACCGTAACCTGCGTCCAAAATACGTCGAGGCGTTCTGGAACCTGGTCAACTGGAAGTTCGTGGCCGAGCAGTTCGAAGGCAAGACCTTCACCGCTTAA
- a CDS encoding putative bifunctional diguanylate cyclase/phosphodiesterase yields the protein MKLELKNSLSVKLLRVVLLSALIVGVVLSCAQIVFDAYKTRQAVAGDAERILDMFRDPSTQAVYSLDREMGMQVIEGLFQDDAVRQASIGHPNEAMLAQKSRELQHSNSRWLTDLILGQERTFTTQLVGRGPYSEYYGDLSITLDTATYGQGFIVSSVIIFISGVLRALAMGLVLYLVYHWLLTKPLSRIIEHLTEINPDRPSEHKIPQLKGHEKNELGIWINTANQLLESIERNTHLRHEAENSLLRMAQYDFLTGLPNRQQLQQQLDKILVDAGKLQRRVAVLCVGLDDFKGINEQFSYQTGDQLLLALADRLRAHSGRLGALARLGGDQFALVQADIEQPYEAAELAQSILDDLEAPFALDHQEIRLRATIGITLFPEDGDSTEKLLQKAEQTMTLAKTRSRNRYQFYIASVDSEMRRRRELEKDLRDALLRDQFYLVYQPQISYRDHRVVGVEALIRWQHPEHGLVPPDLFIPLAEQNGTIIAIGEWVLDQACKQLRDWHDQGFVDLRMAVNLSTVQLHHAELPRVVNNLLQMYRLPPRSLELEVTETGLMEDISTAAQHLLSLRRSGALIAIDDFGTGYSSLSYLKSLPLDKIKIDKSFVQDLLDDDDDATIVRAIIQLGKSLGMQVIAEGVETAEQETYIISEGCHEGQGYHYSKPLPARELSVYLKQAQRSNAAIL from the coding sequence TTGAAGCTGGAACTCAAGAACAGCTTGTCGGTGAAGTTGCTCCGGGTCGTGCTCCTGTCGGCATTGATCGTCGGCGTGGTCTTGAGCTGCGCGCAGATCGTTTTCGATGCCTATAAAACACGCCAGGCCGTCGCCGGCGATGCCGAACGCATCCTCGACATGTTCCGCGATCCCTCCACCCAGGCGGTCTACAGCCTGGATCGGGAGATGGGCATGCAGGTGATCGAAGGCCTGTTCCAGGACGACGCCGTGCGCCAGGCCTCCATTGGCCATCCCAACGAAGCGATGCTCGCGCAGAAATCCCGCGAACTGCAGCATTCCAACAGCCGCTGGCTGACCGACCTGATTCTTGGCCAGGAACGCACGTTCACCACCCAACTGGTGGGACGCGGGCCGTACAGCGAGTATTACGGCGACCTGAGCATCACCCTCGACACCGCCACCTACGGGCAGGGGTTCATCGTCAGCTCGGTGATCATCTTCATTTCCGGCGTGTTGCGCGCTTTAGCCATGGGCCTGGTGCTGTATCTGGTCTATCACTGGCTGCTGACCAAACCGCTGTCGCGGATCATCGAACACCTCACCGAAATCAACCCGGACCGCCCCAGCGAACACAAGATTCCACAGCTCAAGGGCCACGAGAAAAACGAACTGGGAATCTGGATCAACACCGCCAACCAGTTGCTCGAATCCATCGAGCGCAACACCCACCTGCGCCACGAAGCAGAAAACAGTCTGCTGCGCATGGCCCAGTACGACTTTCTCACCGGCCTGCCGAATCGCCAGCAATTGCAGCAGCAACTGGACAAGATCCTGGTGGATGCCGGCAAGCTGCAACGCCGGGTCGCCGTCCTTTGCGTAGGTCTGGATGACTTCAAAGGCATCAACGAACAATTCAGCTACCAGACCGGCGACCAGTTGCTGCTGGCACTCGCCGACCGCCTGCGCGCCCACAGCGGTCGCCTCGGCGCCCTCGCCCGTCTCGGCGGCGACCAGTTCGCGCTGGTGCAGGCCGATATCGAGCAACCTTACGAAGCGGCGGAACTGGCGCAAAGCATTCTCGATGACCTGGAAGCGCCGTTCGCCCTCGATCATCAAGAGATTCGCCTGCGCGCGACCATCGGCATCACCCTGTTCCCGGAGGACGGCGACAGCACCGAGAAGCTGTTGCAGAAAGCCGAGCAGACCATGACCCTGGCCAAGACCCGCTCACGCAACCGTTATCAGTTCTACATCGCGAGTGTCGACAGCGAGATGCGCCGGCGTCGCGAACTGGAAAAAGACCTGCGCGACGCCTTGCTGCGCGATCAGTTCTACCTCGTCTATCAACCGCAGATCAGCTACCGCGATCATCGTGTAGTCGGGGTCGAAGCCCTGATCCGCTGGCAGCATCCGGAACACGGTCTGGTGCCGCCGGACCTGTTCATCCCGCTGGCCGAGCAGAACGGCACCATCATCGCCATCGGCGAATGGGTGCTGGATCAGGCCTGCAAGCAACTGCGCGACTGGCACGATCAGGGCTTCGTCGACCTGCGCATGGCGGTCAACCTGTCCACCGTGCAACTGCACCACGCCGAGCTGCCACGGGTGGTCAACAACCTGTTGCAGATGTACCGCCTGCCACCGCGCAGCCTCGAGCTGGAAGTTACTGAAACCGGCCTGATGGAAGACATCAGCACCGCCGCCCAGCACCTGCTGAGCCTGCGCCGCTCCGGCGCCCTGATCGCCATCGACGACTTCGGTACCGGTTATTCGTCGCTGAGTTATCTCAAGAGTCTGCCGCTGGACAAGATCAAGATCGACAAGAGCTTCGTCCAGGACCTGCTGGACGACGACGATGACGCGACCATCGTTCGCGCCATCATTCAACTGGGCAAGAGCCTGGGCATGCAGGTGATCGCCGAGGGCGTGGAAACCGCCGAACAGGAAACCTACATCATCTCCGAAGGCTGCCACGAAGGTCAGGGCTACCACTACAGCAAGCCGCTGCCGGCGCGCGAGCTGAGCGTTTATCTCAAGCAGGCCCAGCGCAGCAACGCGGCCATCCTCTGA
- a CDS encoding imelysin family protein, whose protein sequence is MIRMPLATASLLAIAISLAGCGEGKDKEKAAAPAPTPAASTAAPAAPAAAGKVDEAAGKAVVSHYADMVFAVYSDAESTAKTLQTAVDAFLAKPNADTLKAAKAAWVAARVPYLQSEVFRFGNTIIDDWEGQVNAWPLDEGLIDYVDKSYEHALGNPGATANIIANTEVQVGEDKVDVKDITPEKLASLNELGGSEANVATGYHAIEFLLWGQDLNGTGPGAGNRPASDYLEGAGATGGHNDRRRAYLKAVTQLLVSDLEEMVGNWKPNVADNYRATLEAEPAESGLRKMLFGMGSLSLGELAGERMKVSLEANSPEDEQDCFSDNTHNSHFYDAKGIRNVYLGEYTRVDGTKMTGASLSSLVAKVDPAADTALKADLAATEAKIQVMVDHANKGEHYDQLIAAGNTAGNQIVRDAIASLVKQTGSIEAAAGKLGISDLNPDNADHEF, encoded by the coding sequence ATGATTCGTATGCCTCTGGCTACCGCCAGTCTGCTGGCCATCGCTATTTCCCTCGCCGGTTGCGGCGAAGGTAAAGACAAAGAAAAGGCCGCCGCTCCTGCGCCGACTCCGGCTGCGAGCACCGCTGCACCGGCTGCGCCTGCTGCTGCCGGTAAAGTCGACGAGGCCGCCGGCAAAGCCGTTGTCTCGCACTATGCCGACATGGTCTTCGCCGTTTACAGCGATGCCGAATCCACCGCGAAAACCCTGCAAACCGCCGTCGACGCGTTCCTCGCCAAGCCGAACGCCGACACCCTGAAAGCCGCCAAGGCTGCCTGGGTCGCCGCCCGCGTTCCTTACCTGCAGAGCGAAGTGTTCCGCTTCGGCAACACCATCATCGACGACTGGGAAGGTCAGGTGAACGCCTGGCCTCTGGACGAAGGCCTGATCGACTACGTCGACAAATCCTACGAGCACGCACTGGGCAACCCGGGCGCCACCGCCAACATCATCGCCAACACCGAAGTACAGGTCGGCGAAGACAAGGTCGACGTCAAGGACATCACCCCGGAAAAACTCGCCAGCCTGAACGAGCTGGGTGGTTCCGAAGCCAACGTTGCCACCGGCTACCATGCCATCGAATTCCTGCTCTGGGGCCAGGATCTGAACGGCACCGGCCCTGGCGCCGGCAACCGTCCGGCCTCGGACTACCTGGAAGGCGCCGGCGCAACCGGTGGCCACAACGACCGTCGTCGTGCCTACCTGAAAGCCGTGACCCAGCTGCTGGTCAGCGACCTGGAAGAAATGGTCGGCAACTGGAAGCCGAACGTGGCCGACAACTACCGCGCCACCCTGGAAGCCGAACCGGCTGAAAGCGGCCTGCGCAAAATGCTGTTCGGCATGGGCAGCCTGTCTTTGGGCGAGCTGGCCGGCGAGCGCATGAAGGTGTCTCTGGAAGCGAACTCCCCGGAAGACGAACAGGATTGCTTCAGCGACAACACCCACAACTCGCACTTCTACGATGCCAAGGGCATTCGTAACGTTTACCTGGGCGAGTACACCCGCGTCGACGGCACCAAAATGACCGGCGCCAGCCTGTCGTCGCTGGTGGCCAAGGTTGATCCGGCTGCCGACACCGCGCTGAAAGCCGATCTGGCCGCCACCGAAGCCAAGATCCAGGTCATGGTCGATCACGCCAACAAGGGTGAGCACTACGACCAGTTGATCGCGGCCGGCAACACCGCCGGCAACCAGATCGTGCGCGACGCCATCGCTTCGCTGGTCAAGCAGACCGGTTCGATCGAAGCTGCTGCCGGCAAACTGGGCATCAGCGACCTGAACCCGGACAACGCCGATCACGAGTTCTGA
- a CDS encoding di-heme oxidoredictase family protein, whose translation MPSLPLRLSALFLALGLSACDDAPRFTKAEPGEARSGGAATVRKSDQNAFSLPSANLPPSRRVDFSVGNSFFRSPWVIAPSTTTARDGLGPLFNTNACQNCHIKDGRGHPPTPDAANAVSMLVRLSIPDSPAYAKVIEQVGVVPEPVYGGQFQDMAVPGVAPEGKVRVDYTPVPVRFKDGTEVELRKPALQITQLGYGPMHPDTRFSARVAPPMIGLGLLEAIPEEAILANAAAQAKEKNGINGRPNRVWDDEQQKAVMGRFGWKAGQPNLNQQNVHAFSGDMGLTTSLRPFDDCTDAQTACKQAPNGNGPDGEPEVSDNILRLVLFYSRNLAVPARRGVNDPQVLAGKNLFFQAGCQSCHTPKYTTAANAAEPELANQVIRPYSDLLLHDMGEGLADNRTEFQASGRDWRTPPLWGIGLTQAVSGHTQFLHDGRARNLLEAVLWHGGEAKAAQQQVLSFNAEQRAALLAFLNSL comes from the coding sequence ATGCCCTCGCTGCCTCTTCGCTTGTCCGCACTGTTTCTGGCCCTGGGCCTGAGTGCCTGCGATGACGCCCCGCGTTTCACCAAGGCCGAGCCAGGTGAGGCCCGTTCCGGCGGCGCGGCGACTGTGCGCAAGAGCGATCAGAACGCATTTTCCCTGCCGTCCGCCAACCTGCCACCCTCGCGTCGGGTGGACTTCAGCGTCGGCAACAGTTTCTTTCGCAGCCCGTGGGTGATCGCGCCGTCGACCACCACCGCCCGCGATGGCCTCGGCCCACTGTTCAACACCAACGCCTGCCAGAACTGCCACATCAAGGACGGCCGCGGCCATCCGCCGACGCCGGATGCGGCCAACGCGGTTTCAATGCTGGTGCGCCTGTCGATTCCCGATTCGCCGGCCTATGCCAAGGTCATCGAACAGGTGGGCGTGGTGCCCGAGCCGGTTTATGGCGGCCAGTTCCAGGACATGGCAGTTCCCGGCGTCGCGCCGGAAGGCAAGGTGCGGGTCGATTACACGCCTGTGCCGGTCCGCTTCAAGGACGGCACTGAAGTCGAGCTGCGCAAACCGGCCTTGCAGATCACCCAGCTCGGCTACGGCCCGATGCACCCGGACACACGTTTCTCCGCACGCGTTGCACCGCCGATGATCGGCCTGGGCCTGCTCGAAGCGATCCCGGAAGAAGCGATCCTCGCCAACGCCGCCGCGCAAGCCAAAGAGAAAAACGGCATCAACGGTCGACCCAACCGGGTATGGGACGATGAGCAGCAAAAGGCCGTCATGGGGCGATTTGGCTGGAAAGCCGGTCAACCGAACCTCAATCAACAAAATGTTCACGCGTTTTCTGGTGATATGGGCCTCACGACCAGCCTGAGACCGTTTGATGACTGCACCGACGCGCAAACTGCCTGCAAACAGGCGCCGAACGGCAACGGCCCGGACGGCGAACCTGAAGTCAGCGACAACATCCTGCGCCTGGTGCTGTTCTACAGCCGCAACCTCGCCGTTCCCGCCCGCCGTGGCGTCAACGATCCGCAAGTGCTGGCCGGCAAGAATCTGTTCTTCCAGGCGGGTTGCCAGTCCTGTCACACACCGAAATACACCACTGCCGCCAACGCGGCCGAACCTGAACTGGCCAATCAAGTGATTCGCCCGTACAGCGATCTGCTGCTGCATGACATGGGCGAAGGCCTGGCGGACAACCGCACCGAATTCCAGGCCTCCGGCCGCGACTGGCGCACCCCGCCACTGTGGGGCATCGGCCTGACGCAGGCGGTCAGCGGCCATACCCAGTTTCTGCATGACGGCCGCGCCCGCAACCTGCTCGAAGCCGTGCTCTGGCATGGCGGCGAAGCGAAAGCGGCGCAGCAACAGGTTTTGTCTTTCAACGCCGAGCAGCGCGCCGCGCTGCTGGCGTTCTTGAACTCACTTTAA
- a CDS encoding imelysin family protein gives MFRPKLLFTSLAALALGACSPQDPQAVTSAAIAKSVILPTYTRWVEADKQLAVSALAYCQGKESLDTARADFLHAQKAWAELQPLLIGPLAEGNRSWQVQFWPDKKNLVGRQVEQLVTAQPQIDAAALAKSSVVVQGLSAYEYILFDAKPDVANDAQKAKYCPLLVAIGERQKQLAEEILSSWNNTDGMLAQMSKFPNQRYADSHEAIADLLRVQVTALDTLKKKLGTPMGRQSKGVPQPFQADAWRSQSSMESLEASLAAAKTVWEGVDNKGLRGLLPAEQKPLADKIDAAYAASLKLFGSTQRSLTEMLNDDAGRQQLNDIYDSLNVVHRLHEGELAKALGIQLGFNANDGD, from the coding sequence ATGTTCCGTCCCAAGCTGTTGTTCACCAGCCTTGCCGCACTGGCCCTCGGCGCGTGCTCGCCGCAGGATCCACAAGCCGTCACTTCGGCGGCCATCGCCAAATCGGTGATCCTGCCGACCTACACCCGCTGGGTCGAGGCCGACAAGCAACTGGCCGTCAGTGCCCTCGCCTACTGCCAGGGCAAAGAGTCGCTGGACACCGCACGTGCCGACTTCCTGCACGCGCAAAAAGCCTGGGCCGAGCTGCAACCGCTGCTGATCGGCCCGCTGGCCGAGGGCAACCGTTCGTGGCAGGTGCAGTTCTGGCCGGACAAGAAGAACCTTGTCGGCCGTCAGGTCGAGCAACTGGTCACCGCGCAGCCGCAGATCGACGCCGCCGCCCTGGCCAAGTCCAGCGTTGTGGTTCAAGGCCTTTCCGCGTACGAGTACATCCTGTTCGACGCCAAGCCTGACGTCGCCAACGACGCGCAGAAAGCCAAATACTGCCCACTGCTGGTGGCCATCGGCGAGCGTCAGAAACAACTGGCCGAAGAGATCCTCAGCAGCTGGAACAACACCGACGGCATGCTCGCGCAGATGAGCAAATTCCCGAACCAGCGCTACGCCGACTCCCACGAAGCGATCGCCGATCTGCTGCGGGTACAGGTCACTGCTCTCGACACCCTGAAGAAAAAACTCGGCACGCCGATGGGCCGTCAGAGCAAGGGCGTGCCTCAGCCGTTCCAGGCCGATGCATGGCGCAGCCAGTCGTCCATGGAGTCGCTGGAAGCCAGCCTCGCAGCGGCCAAAACCGTCTGGGAAGGCGTCGACAACAAAGGCCTGCGCGGCTTGCTGCCGGCAGAACAAAAGCCGTTGGCGGACAAGATCGATGCAGCCTATGCGGCGTCGCTCAAACTGTTCGGCAGCACCCAGCGCTCGCTGACCGAAATGCTCAACGACGACGCCGGTCGCCAACAGCTCAACGACATCTACGACAGCCTCAACGTCGTCCACCGCCTGCACGAAGGCGAGCTGGCCAAGGCGCTGGGCATCCAACTGGGCTTCAACGCCAACGACGGTGACTGA
- a CDS encoding DUF1513 domain-containing protein, with product MLRRQALTLGSLLLGAVTLGGWTLFKRKDQSPLLLSARDDTDGKHYAVGYRLDGTQVFATEVGQRCHDIINHPTLSIALFVARRPGTESYLIDLRNGALLQTVTSQPNRHFYGHAVIHHSGDYLYATENDTSDPGRGLLGVYKFEGERLVHSGEISTHGLGPHQVSWMPDGETLVVANGGIRTEAESRVDMNLDAMEPSLVLMQRDGTLLSKETLAQQMNSVRHLGIASDGTIVAGQQFMGPSHERSELLAIKRPGQPFVAFPVPEHQLQSMGHYTASVAVHSDLRLVALTAPRGNRFFIWDLDSGEVRLDAPLPDCAGVGAVKDGFVVTSGQGRCRYYDCRQDDLLAKPLDLPAGLWDNHLHLMA from the coding sequence ATGCTGCGACGCCAGGCTCTGACTTTAGGTAGTTTGCTGCTGGGAGCAGTGACACTGGGCGGCTGGACGCTGTTCAAACGCAAGGACCAAAGCCCGCTGCTGCTGTCGGCGCGGGACGACACCGACGGCAAGCACTACGCCGTCGGCTATCGGCTGGACGGCACGCAGGTGTTCGCCACCGAAGTCGGCCAGCGCTGCCACGACATCATCAATCACCCGACGCTGTCGATCGCGCTGTTCGTCGCCCGCCGGCCGGGCACCGAGAGCTACCTGATCGACCTGCGCAACGGCGCATTGCTGCAAACCGTGACGTCGCAGCCGAACCGGCATTTCTACGGTCACGCGGTGATCCACCACAGCGGCGACTACCTGTACGCCACCGAAAACGACACCAGCGATCCTGGCCGTGGCCTGCTCGGGGTGTACAAATTCGAAGGCGAACGGTTGGTGCACAGCGGCGAGATTTCCACCCACGGTCTCGGCCCGCATCAGGTGTCGTGGATGCCCGACGGTGAAACCCTGGTGGTGGCCAACGGCGGGATCCGCACCGAGGCCGAAAGCCGGGTCGACATGAACCTCGACGCCATGGAACCGAGCCTGGTGCTGATGCAGCGCGATGGCACCCTGCTGAGCAAGGAAACCCTCGCCCAGCAGATGAACAGCGTGCGCCACCTGGGGATCGCCAGCGACGGCACCATCGTCGCCGGCCAGCAATTCATGGGGCCTTCCCACGAGCGCTCGGAGCTGCTGGCGATCAAACGTCCCGGTCAGCCATTCGTGGCGTTCCCGGTGCCGGAGCATCAGTTGCAGTCGATGGGGCATTACACCGCCAGCGTCGCCGTGCACAGCGATTTGCGTCTGGTGGCACTGACCGCACCGCGCGGCAACCGCTTCTTCATCTGGGACCTGGACAGCGGCGAAGTGCGCCTCGACGCACCGTTACCCGACTGCGCCGGCGTCGGTGCAGTGAAGGACGGTTTTGTCGTGACCTCCGGTCAGGGACGCTGCCGCTACTACGATTGCCGTCAGGACGATCTGCTGGCCAAACCGCTGGATTTGCCTGCAGGGCTCTGGGACAACCATCTTCATCTGATGGCCTGA
- a CDS encoding efflux RND transporter periplasmic adaptor subunit produces the protein MLRRRMLIMLGVVLLIVLLLAGYKAFSIYTMIQGFSKPKPPISVAVATAVERPWQMRLPTVGTLKALQGVDLSLENAGTVTELKFESGQKVKAGQPLLQLDSAVEAAFLETAKADLGLAQLDYGRGSQLVGSSAISKGEFDRLSAQLQKNKATVNQLNAALAKKRIVAPFSGTIGIRLVDIGDYLASGTKIATLQDLSSLYADFYVPEQSVPKLAIGQPVQITVAAYPGQNFTGAITAINPIVESTTRNILVRATLANPDGKLLPGMFTSVEVLLPDPQKHIVVPESAITYTLYGNSTYVVTQKKAEDGTVEKDDKGQPVLIAERRFVETGERRDGQVMINKGVQSGEQVVTAGQIKLDNGAHIAISDDKTLGEQNSPPRAD, from the coding sequence ATGCTGCGTCGCCGCATGCTGATCATGTTGGGTGTTGTACTGCTGATCGTTCTGCTTCTCGCCGGTTACAAGGCCTTCTCGATCTATACGATGATCCAGGGCTTTTCCAAACCGAAGCCGCCGATCAGCGTCGCCGTGGCCACGGCCGTCGAACGCCCGTGGCAGATGCGTCTGCCCACCGTCGGCACGCTGAAGGCACTGCAAGGCGTTGACCTGAGTCTGGAGAACGCCGGCACCGTCACCGAGCTGAAGTTCGAATCCGGGCAGAAGGTCAAGGCCGGCCAGCCTTTGCTGCAACTGGACAGCGCCGTCGAAGCCGCCTTCCTCGAAACCGCCAAGGCCGATCTCGGTCTCGCGCAGCTGGATTACGGTCGCGGCAGCCAGCTCGTCGGCAGCAGCGCCATCTCCAAAGGTGAATTCGACCGGCTCTCGGCGCAGCTGCAAAAGAACAAGGCCACGGTCAATCAGCTCAATGCGGCGCTGGCCAAAAAACGCATCGTCGCGCCCTTCAGCGGCACCATCGGCATCCGCCTCGTCGACATCGGCGACTACCTCGCCAGCGGCACCAAGATCGCTACCCTGCAGGACCTGAGCAGCCTCTACGCCGACTTCTATGTACCCGAACAGTCGGTGCCGAAACTGGCCATCGGTCAGCCGGTGCAGATCACGGTAGCGGCCTATCCCGGCCAGAACTTCACCGGTGCCATCACCGCCATCAACCCGATCGTCGAAAGCACCACCCGCAACATTCTGGTTCGCGCCACCCTGGCCAACCCCGACGGCAAGTTGCTGCCAGGCATGTTCACCAGCGTCGAGGTGCTGCTGCCGGATCCCCAGAAACACATCGTGGTTCCGGAAAGCGCGATCACCTACACCCTCTACGGCAACTCGACGTACGTGGTCACCCAGAAGAAAGCCGAAGACGGCACCGTCGAAAAGGACGACAAGGGCCAACCGGTACTGATCGCCGAACGTCGGTTCGTCGAGACCGGCGAACGCCGCGATGGCCAGGTGATGATCAACAAGGGCGTGCAGAGCGGCGAACAGGTGGTGACGGCTGGCCAGATCAAACTGGACAACGGCGCCCACATTGCCATCAGCGACGACAAGACCCTCGGCGAGCAGAACAGTCCGCCCCGCGCCGACTGA